In Diabrotica undecimpunctata isolate CICGRU chromosome 4, icDiaUnde3, whole genome shotgun sequence, a single genomic region encodes these proteins:
- the LOC140439009 gene encoding uncharacterized protein gives MNELRELAFDLAERNNIVHPFKNSKAGLDWVKRFLNRHPNLSLRKPEATSSARAMRFNKVAVKQFFDLLSNILDTHQLTGDRIYNCDETGLTVNPKGHSKVISKKGRRQVGILTSAERGQIVTAEICFSASGTYVPPMLIFPRKRMQQEFQTGLP, from the coding sequence ATGAATGAATTAAGAGAACTTGCTTTTGATTTAGCAGAACGCAACAATATTGTTCATCCGTTTAAAAATTCAAAAGCAGGTTTAGACTGGGTAAAACGATTCTTGAATAGGCATCCTAATCTTAGCTTACGAAAGCCAGAAGCTACCTCGTCAGCTAGAGCAATGAGGTTTAATAAAGTCGCAGTAAAACAATTTTTCGACCttctttcaaatattttggataccCATCAGTTAACAGGGGATAGAATATATAACTGCGACGAAACGGGCTTAACAGTAAATCCTAAAGGTCATTCTAAAGTAATTTCCAAGAAAGGACGTCGTCAGGTCGGAATTTTAACTTCAGCTGAACGAGGTCAAATTGTTACCGCTGAAATTTGTTTCTCCGCTAGCGGGACATATGTTCCCCCAATGTTAATTTTTCCCAGAAAACGCATGCAGCAAGAATTCCAGACTGGACTTCCATAG